The following proteins are co-located in the Cetobacterium sp. NK01 genome:
- the cobK gene encoding precorrin-6A reductase: MIWVIGGTKDSRDFIESFPFKEKLVVTTATEYGGKLLENIEDIKVFCKRLDLEEMNKFIEENSINKIIDLSHPYAEEVSRNAIECSRVKEIDYIRFERENLVSEDGVIEFSELDIMIKYLEELEGNILVTLGSNNLHKFENIKNKSNIYFRILPKWEMIKKAEDLGVLPKNIIAMQGPFSKELNVAMMRQLNIKYIVSKKGGDTGGEREKIDSAKEVRATSIMLSRPSIEYPVVFSTIKELIQYII, translated from the coding sequence ATGATTTGGGTTATAGGTGGAACAAAGGACTCTAGAGATTTTATAGAGTCCTTTCCTTTTAAAGAAAAACTAGTTGTAACAACAGCAACAGAGTATGGTGGAAAATTACTTGAAAATATAGAAGATATAAAGGTGTTTTGTAAAAGGTTAGATTTAGAAGAAATGAATAAATTTATAGAGGAAAATAGTATCAATAAAATTATTGATTTATCCCATCCATATGCAGAAGAAGTTTCTAGAAATGCCATTGAATGTTCAAGAGTAAAAGAGATTGATTACATAAGATTTGAAAGAGAGAATTTAGTTTCTGAAGATGGAGTTATAGAATTTTCTGAGTTAGATATTATGATAAAATATTTAGAGGAGTTAGAAGGAAATATTTTAGTAACGTTAGGAAGCAACAATCTTCATAAATTTGAAAATATAAAAAATAAATCAAATATATATTTTAGAATACTTCCTAAATGGGAGATGATAAAAAAAGCTGAAGATTTAGGGGTTTTACCTAAAAATATTATAGCTATGCAGGGACCATTTTCTAAAGAATTAAATGTTGCAATGATGAGGCAACTTAATATAAAATATATTGTAAGTAAAAAAGGGGGAGATACTGGAGGTGAAAGAGAAAAAATTGATAGTGCAAAAGAAGTTAGGGCTACTTCTATAATGTTATCAAGACCATCAATAGAATATCCAGTAGTATTTTCTACTATAAAAGAATTAATACAATATATTATTTAA
- the cobJ gene encoding precorrin-3B C(17)-methyltransferase, whose product MKKGKIYVVGIGPGNMDDITVRAYRVLKNVDVIAGYITYTDLVKDEFAEKEFYVSGMKKEVARCEQVLEIAKSGKDVALISSGDAGIYGMAGIMIEIAQKEGYEVEVVPGVTSSVAGAAVVGAPLMHDHATISLSDLLTDWDVITKRIDKAAEGDFIISLYNPKSKGRTTQIVEARELMLKHKAPETPVALLRHVGREDENYTLTNLQDFLNHEIDMFTVVIIGNSKTYVSNDRMITPRGYHI is encoded by the coding sequence ATGAAAAAAGGTAAAATATATGTTGTAGGAATTGGTCCTGGAAATATGGATGATATAACAGTAAGAGCGTATAGAGTTTTAAAAAATGTAGATGTAATTGCAGGATATATAACTTATACAGACTTGGTGAAAGATGAGTTCGCGGAAAAAGAGTTTTATGTATCAGGAATGAAAAAAGAGGTTGCTAGATGTGAGCAAGTATTAGAGATTGCTAAGTCTGGAAAAGATGTAGCGCTAATCAGTAGTGGAGATGCAGGAATTTATGGAATGGCTGGAATCATGATAGAAATCGCTCAGAAAGAGGGATATGAAGTTGAGGTTGTTCCTGGAGTAACATCATCAGTAGCTGGAGCTGCAGTTGTAGGAGCACCGCTAATGCATGACCATGCTACAATAAGCTTAAGTGATTTATTAACTGATTGGGATGTAATAACAAAAAGAATTGATAAAGCTGCAGAGGGAGACTTTATTATATCTCTTTATAATCCAAAAAGTAAAGGAAGAACAACTCAAATAGTTGAAGCAAGAGAGTTAATGTTAAAGCATAAAGCACCAGAGACTCCAGTTGCGCTATTAAGACATGTTGGAAGAGAAGATGAGAATTATACGTTAACAAACTTACAGGACTTCTTAAATCATGAAATAGATATGTTTACAGTTGTTATAATAGGAAACTCAAAGACGTATGTTTCTAATGATAGAATGATAACTCCAAGAGGATATCATATATGA
- the cbiG gene encoding cobalt-precorrin 5A hydrolase encodes MKLAVWTVTRGAGLNGVEIKNKIEGIDVFTLSKFKIDNSIQIENFTEELNEAFNKYDGHIFIMATGIVIRKIASLIKSKDVDPAVVVIDEGMNFVISLLSGHLGGANDLTQNLHEIFGLVPIITTSSDVTGKIAVDTLSQKLKCNLKSLEAAKKVTSLIVDGKNVELSLPKNICNENPEGVMVISNKENLEIVHLYPENLVIGIGSRRGVEKQKVYEFLIETLKKHNLSLKSIKHFATVDLKADEKGIVETARELGKELKIVSREEILTVEDMFHGSEFVKKEIGVKAVSEPCAYLTSSKDGKFIEIKAKKDGMTISIYEERFIYEKR; translated from the coding sequence ATGAAATTAGCAGTTTGGACTGTAACAAGAGGAGCAGGTCTAAATGGAGTGGAGATTAAAAATAAAATTGAAGGGATAGATGTATTTACTCTTTCAAAATTTAAAATAGATAATAGCATTCAGATAGAAAATTTTACTGAAGAATTAAACGAAGCTTTCAATAAATACGATGGACATATTTTTATAATGGCAACAGGAATTGTTATTCGTAAAATTGCATCTTTAATAAAATCTAAAGATGTTGATCCAGCAGTAGTTGTAATAGACGAAGGAATGAATTTTGTAATTTCTCTTCTCTCTGGACATCTAGGAGGAGCAAATGATTTGACTCAAAATCTTCATGAGATATTTGGATTAGTTCCAATCATAACAACTAGTTCAGATGTGACGGGAAAAATTGCAGTGGATACTTTGTCGCAGAAGTTAAAGTGTAATTTAAAATCATTAGAAGCTGCTAAAAAGGTTACATCATTGATAGTGGATGGAAAAAATGTTGAATTAAGTCTTCCTAAAAATATATGCAATGAAAATCCAGAAGGTGTTATGGTTATTTCTAATAAAGAAAATTTAGAAATTGTACATTTATATCCTGAAAATTTAGTTATAGGAATAGGTTCAAGAAGAGGAGTTGAAAAACAAAAAGTTTATGAATTTTTAATAGAAACATTGAAAAAACATAATCTTTCACTTAAAAGTATAAAGCATTTTGCAACAGTAGATTTAAAAGCAGATGAAAAAGGAATTGTTGAAACTGCTAGAGAACTTGGAAAAGAGTTGAAAATTGTTAGTAGAGAAGAGATATTAACAGTAGAAGATATGTTTCATGGATCTGAATTTGTGAAAAAAGAGATAGGTGTAAAAGCCGTTTCAGAGCCATGTGCATATTTAACATCAAGTAAAGATGGGAAATTTATAGAGATAAAAGCAAAAAAAGATGGAATGACAATTTCCATTTATGAGGAGAGATTTATTTATGAAAAAAGGTAA
- the cobM gene encoding precorrin-4 C(11)-methyltransferase: MEKVYFIGAGPGDPELITVKGQRLVKEADVIIYAGSLVPRQVIECHKEGAEIHNSASMTLEEVIDVTVKAIKAGKKVARVHTGDPAIFGAHREQMDMLDEHGIEYEVIPGVSSFLASAAAVKKEFTLPSISQTVICTRLEGRTPVPEKESLESLASHRASMAIFLSVHMIGDVVKRLATHYPMTTPIAIVQRASWEDQKIVLGTLETIEEKVKEANITKTAQILVGDFLGDKYEKSLLYDKHFTHEFRKGIEK, encoded by the coding sequence ATGGAAAAAGTTTATTTCATAGGGGCAGGACCAGGGGATCCAGAGTTAATTACAGTAAAAGGGCAAAGATTAGTAAAAGAAGCAGATGTAATAATTTATGCAGGTTCTTTAGTTCCAAGACAAGTTATAGAGTGTCATAAAGAGGGAGCAGAGATTCATAATTCAGCTTCAATGACTTTAGAAGAAGTTATAGATGTAACTGTTAAAGCGATAAAAGCAGGAAAAAAAGTTGCTAGGGTTCATACAGGAGATCCAGCAATATTTGGAGCACATAGAGAACAGATGGATATGTTAGATGAGCATGGAATAGAGTATGAAGTAATTCCGGGAGTAAGTTCATTTTTAGCATCTGCTGCAGCAGTAAAAAAAGAGTTCACATTACCAAGTATTTCTCAAACTGTAATTTGTACAAGATTAGAAGGAAGAACGCCTGTTCCAGAAAAAGAAAGCTTAGAATCTTTAGCTTCTCATAGAGCTTCAATGGCAATTTTCTTATCGGTACATATGATTGGTGATGTTGTAAAAAGATTAGCTACGCATTATCCGATGACAACTCCAATAGCAATTGTTCAAAGAGCTAGTTGGGAGGATCAAAAGATTGTTTTAGGAACATTAGAAACAATTGAAGAAAAAGTAAAAGAAGCAAATATAACTAAAACAGCTCAAATTTTAGTTGGAGATTTTTTAGGGGATAAATATGAAAAATCTTTATTATATGATAAGCATTTTACACATGAATTTAGAAAAGGAATTGAGAAGTAA
- the cobI gene encoding precorrin-2 C(20)-methyltransferase, giving the protein MSTAKFYGIGVGVGDPEMLTLKAIRAFKELDVVVLPEAKKAEGSTAYEIAREYLKEGAETLFVEFPMLKSVEARKEFRKRNADMIVEHLKAGKKVGFLTIGDPMTYSTYVYILEYLDGVIPVETIPGISSFSDMSSRFNLPLVMGEESLKVVSLNGETDIVGEINSADNIVFMKVSRNFDKLRAGLEATGNLENIIMVSNCGKETQEINFDLTKMEEEDIPYFTTLILKKGGINQWKKFIS; this is encoded by the coding sequence ATGTCAACAGCAAAGTTTTATGGAATAGGAGTAGGAGTAGGAGATCCTGAAATGTTAACGCTAAAGGCTATAAGAGCTTTTAAAGAGCTAGATGTAGTAGTTTTACCAGAGGCTAAAAAAGCTGAAGGAAGTACAGCATATGAAATAGCTAGAGAGTATTTAAAAGAGGGAGCAGAAACTTTGTTTGTTGAGTTTCCAATGTTAAAAAGTGTAGAAGCTAGAAAAGAATTTAGAAAAAGAAATGCGGATATGATAGTTGAGCATCTAAAAGCAGGAAAAAAAGTTGGATTTTTAACAATTGGAGATCCAATGACATATAGTACATATGTTTATATTCTTGAGTACTTGGATGGTGTGATACCTGTAGAGACAATTCCTGGAATATCATCGTTTTCAGATATGTCTTCGAGATTTAACCTACCTTTAGTTATGGGAGAAGAATCTTTGAAAGTTGTATCATTAAATGGAGAAACTGATATTGTCGGTGAAATTAACTCAGCAGATAATATCGTATTTATGAAAGTATCTAGAAATTTTGATAAACTTAGAGCTGGATTAGAAGCTACAGGAAATCTAGAAAATATAATAATGGTTTCAAACTGTGGAAAAGAAACACAGGAGATAAATTTTGATTTAACAAAAATGGAAGAGGAAGATATTCCTTACTTTACAACATTAATACTAAAAAAAGGTGGTATCAATCAATGGAAAAAGTTTATTTCATAG
- the cbiT gene encoding precorrin-6Y C5,15-methyltransferase (decarboxylating) subunit CbiT — protein MGHIYDKEFVQKELPMTKQEIRAISIAKLQLQDDSILVDVGAGTGSIGIEAATYLRNGNVFAIEKEEKGIETLKENINRFKLDNIEVIVGRAPEAIPTIQYDRMFIGGSTGSMRNILEHFIKYSKDNSRVVINAITLETLADATKLLKELNFKNIEVVNVVVSRGKSIGPYTMMYGENPIYIITADKEETK, from the coding sequence ATGGGACATATTTATGATAAAGAGTTCGTTCAAAAAGAACTACCTATGACAAAACAAGAGATTAGAGCAATTTCTATAGCGAAATTACAATTGCAAGATGATTCTATTTTAGTAGATGTTGGTGCTGGAACTGGAAGCATAGGAATAGAAGCAGCGACATATTTAAGAAATGGTAATGTTTTTGCTATTGAAAAGGAAGAAAAGGGAATAGAGACCTTAAAAGAAAATATAAATAGATTTAAATTAGATAATATAGAAGTAATTGTGGGAAGAGCTCCTGAAGCAATACCAACTATTCAATATGATAGAATGTTTATAGGTGGATCAACAGGTTCAATGAGAAATATACTTGAACATTTTATTAAATATTCAAAAGATAATTCTAGAGTAGTCATAAATGCGATAACTTTAGAAACTTTAGCAGATGCTACAAAGCTTTTAAAAGAGTTAAATTTTAAAAATATAGAAGTTGTAAATGTTGTTGTATCTAGAGGAAAGAGTATAGGTCCATACACAATGATGTATGGAGAAAATCCAATATATATAATAACAGCAGATAAGGAGGAAACAAAGTAA
- the cbiE gene encoding precorrin-6y C5,15-methyltransferase (decarboxylating) subunit CbiE: MSKEISVVGLGPGNLDYMTKAGIDKIKNSEIVIGGERQLEEIDSLLNNQYIYIMKKLDEMKEFVLRNLDKNIVFIVSGDTGYYSLLTYLKKSFPEQKFNVIPGISSFQYLFSRIEMTWEHYQLCSVHGRENDYVEIFKNSESGVVLLTDEKNNPIEISKTLVKNNILNAEIIIGERLSYKNEVITRFLVCDYKKYNKKYEMNVTIIRKV; encoded by the coding sequence GTGAGTAAAGAGATATCAGTGGTAGGACTTGGACCAGGAAATCTAGATTATATGACAAAGGCAGGAATAGATAAAATAAAAAATTCTGAAATTGTTATAGGTGGAGAGAGACAGTTAGAAGAGATTGACTCTCTTTTAAATAATCAATATATCTATATTATGAAAAAATTAGATGAAATGAAAGAGTTTGTTTTAAGAAATTTAGATAAAAATATAGTATTTATTGTTTCAGGAGATACAGGTTATTATAGTTTGCTTACATATTTAAAAAAGAGTTTTCCTGAACAAAAATTTAATGTTATTCCAGGGATATCTTCTTTTCAATATCTATTTTCTAGGATAGAGATGACTTGGGAACATTATCAACTTTGTAGTGTCCATGGAAGAGAAAATGATTATGTAGAAATATTTAAAAATAGTGAAAGTGGAGTAGTACTTCTAACTGATGAAAAAAATAATCCAATTGAAATAAGTAAAACACTTGTTAAAAATAATATTTTAAATGCTGAAATAATTATTGGAGAGAGACTCTCTTATAAAAATGAAGTTATTACAAGATTTTTAGTATGTGATTATAAAAAGTATAATAAAAAATATGAAATGAATGTAACAATTATAAGAAAGGTTTGA
- the cbiD gene encoding cobalt-precorrin-5B (C(1))-methyltransferase CbiD has product MDKELRSGYTTGTCACVAAFVALNLLIEKDLGEKVEINTLNGVTLDIPIHSKKRGINWARGVVLKDAGDDPDVTNGIEICAKVKIVEELPRIEKAHKFDNMLIVGGRGVGLVTKKGLKVTPGKSAINPGPQEMIVKTLNPLLEEYGLKVIVTIYVPKGREKALKTFNGKLGVLGGISILGSTGIVKPMSEDALTKSMFAELKVLKENSTREWVVFAFGNHGKQFCIDNNIDVEQMVVTSNYIGFMIDSAVKLGFKKIVLIGHIGKAIKVAGGIFNTHSRVADARLEIIAANAILIDEPRENILKVLEANTAEEATEYILKKESLFNLIANKVAKRSAEFSRDNIEFQSILFNYSGDILGYSDGFYEMIEELKSE; this is encoded by the coding sequence ATGGATAAAGAATTAAGATCGGGATATACAACTGGAACATGTGCGTGTGTAGCGGCATTTGTTGCATTAAATCTTTTGATAGAAAAAGATTTGGGAGAAAAAGTTGAGATAAACACATTAAATGGAGTAACTTTAGATATACCAATACACTCAAAAAAAAGAGGAATCAATTGGGCTAGAGGTGTTGTTTTAAAAGATGCAGGAGATGATCCTGATGTTACAAATGGAATAGAGATTTGTGCTAAAGTAAAAATTGTTGAAGAGTTACCAAGAATAGAGAAAGCTCATAAATTTGATAATATGCTGATAGTAGGTGGAAGAGGTGTAGGATTAGTAACAAAAAAAGGACTTAAAGTAACACCTGGAAAATCAGCTATAAACCCAGGACCACAAGAGATGATAGTAAAAACTTTAAATCCACTTCTGGAAGAGTATGGATTAAAAGTGATAGTAACTATATATGTTCCAAAGGGAAGAGAGAAAGCTTTGAAAACTTTTAATGGGAAGTTGGGAGTACTAGGAGGGATATCTATTTTGGGGTCTACGGGAATAGTTAAACCTATGAGTGAGGATGCACTTACTAAATCTATGTTTGCTGAATTAAAAGTTTTAAAAGAGAATAGCACTAGAGAATGGGTAGTATTTGCTTTTGGAAATCATGGGAAACAATTTTGTATAGATAATAATATAGATGTTGAGCAGATGGTTGTAACAAGTAATTATATTGGATTTATGATTGATAGCGCAGTAAAATTAGGATTTAAAAAAATAGTATTAATTGGACACATAGGAAAAGCTATAAAAGTGGCAGGTGGAATTTTTAACACTCACAGCAGAGTTGCTGATGCTCGTTTGGAAATAATTGCAGCAAATGCTATTTTAATAGATGAACCTAGGGAAAATATTTTGAAGGTTTTAGAAGCAAATACAGCTGAAGAAGCTACAGAATATATATTAAAAAAAGAAAGTTTATTTAATTTAATTGCTAATAAAGTAGCTAAAAGATCAGCTGAATTTTCAAGAGATAACATAGAATTTCAATCAATTCTTTTTAATTATAGTGGAGATATATTAGGATATAGTGATGGATTTTATGAGATGATAGAGGAGTTAAAAAGTGAGTAA
- a CDS encoding precorrin-8X methylmutase, which translates to MSYIKRPQDIEIRSFEIIEEEMGEKAKEFSSTHLPIVKRVIHTTADFEYADLLEISEGAVESCLEALKKGGKIYCDTNMIANGLSKITLDKYGYSAYSLVSDKDVADEAKERGVTRSIVGIEHAAKDPNTDIYLIGNAPTALFRLKELIDSGEVQKPALIVGVPVGFVGAAESKEILPGSGIPYIIVKGRKGGSPVAVSILHGILYQLHKREGF; encoded by the coding sequence ATGTCATATATAAAAAGACCACAAGATATTGAAATAAGAAGTTTTGAAATAATAGAGGAAGAGATGGGGGAAAAGGCAAAAGAGTTTTCTTCAACTCATTTACCAATAGTAAAAAGAGTTATACATACAACAGCTGATTTTGAATATGCAGACCTATTAGAGATTTCAGAAGGAGCAGTTGAGTCATGTTTAGAAGCCTTAAAAAAAGGTGGTAAAATATATTGTGATACTAACATGATAGCTAATGGTTTAAGTAAAATTACTTTAGATAAATATGGATACTCAGCTTATTCTTTAGTTTCAGATAAAGATGTAGCAGATGAAGCTAAAGAAAGAGGAGTGACTAGATCAATAGTAGGAATAGAACATGCAGCAAAAGATCCTAATACAGATATATATCTAATTGGAAACGCACCGACAGCACTATTTAGATTGAAAGAACTTATTGATTCTGGTGAGGTTCAAAAGCCCGCTTTAATAGTTGGAGTTCCTGTAGGATTTGTAGGAGCGGCTGAATCAAAAGAGATTCTACCTGGAAGTGGAATACCATATATTATTGTAAAAGGCAGAAAAGGAGGAAGTCCTGTAGCTGTTTCAATACTTCATGGAATTTTATATCAGTTACATAAGAGAGAAGGATTTTAA
- a CDS encoding cobyrinate a,c-diamide synthase, which produces MKGFVLAGTRSGIGKTTVSMGLMATFEDVAPFKVGPDYIDPSFHKFITGNKSYNLDLFLMGEEGVKYSFEKHSKEISIVEGVMGLYDGLGNSLDNYSTAHLSRVLNLPVILVVDAAGKSTSIAAEVLGYKNLDSRVNIAGVIINKVNSEKLYEMLKDAIENYTGIPCLGYLKKDENLGISSRHLGLLQADEVEDLKEKKAILKEEIKKTIDLKKIEEIANLEKSEKNIDIFKNIENLYVGLKVGVAKDKAFSFYYEDNLELLQRMGIELIEFSPIKDKKIPEVDLLYFGGGYPENYLEDLSNNEDFLNSLKEFHESGGHIYGECGGFMYLSQGIKTLEQKSYSMAQLIDCSVKMTGRLFISRFGYVDVAFGELNGRAHEFHYSTIDEIGSNERVFKLRKSDGREWLCGYKNKNLIAGYPHLHFFKNLNILKQMLEGAKKCHI; this is translated from the coding sequence ATGAAAGGATTTGTTTTAGCAGGAACAAGAAGCGGAATAGGAAAAACTACAGTATCTATGGGACTAATGGCTACTTTTGAAGATGTGGCTCCATTTAAAGTAGGACCTGATTATATAGATCCTAGTTTTCATAAATTTATAACGGGAAATAAAAGTTATAATTTAGATCTGTTTTTAATGGGAGAAGAGGGAGTAAAGTATAGTTTTGAAAAGCATAGTAAAGAAATATCTATTGTTGAAGGTGTTATGGGTCTTTATGATGGATTAGGAAATTCTTTAGATAATTATAGTACAGCTCATTTATCTAGAGTTTTAAACTTACCAGTTATATTAGTAGTAGATGCGGCAGGAAAAAGTACAAGTATCGCAGCAGAAGTTTTAGGATATAAAAATTTAGATTCAAGAGTTAATATAGCTGGAGTTATAATAAATAAAGTAAATAGTGAAAAACTCTATGAAATGTTAAAAGATGCTATAGAAAACTATACAGGAATACCGTGTCTAGGATATTTAAAAAAAGATGAAAACTTAGGAATCAGTAGTAGGCATTTAGGATTACTTCAAGCAGATGAAGTTGAGGATTTAAAAGAAAAAAAAGCGATTTTAAAGGAAGAGATAAAAAAAACTATCGATTTAAAAAAGATAGAAGAAATAGCTAATCTAGAAAAATCAGAAAAAAATATAGATATTTTTAAAAATATAGAGAATCTATATGTAGGATTAAAAGTAGGAGTAGCTAAAGATAAAGCATTTTCATTTTACTACGAGGATAATTTAGAGCTTTTACAAAGAATGGGAATAGAACTTATAGAGTTTTCACCTATAAAAGATAAAAAAATACCTGAGGTTGATTTATTATATTTTGGTGGAGGATATCCAGAAAATTATTTAGAAGATTTATCAAATAATGAGGATTTTTTAAACTCTTTAAAAGAGTTTCATGAGTCTGGAGGACATATTTATGGAGAGTGTGGAGGATTTATGTATCTTAGCCAAGGAATAAAAACCTTGGAGCAAAAAAGTTATTCTATGGCACAATTAATTGACTGTAGTGTAAAGATGACTGGAAGACTTTTTATCAGTAGATTTGGATACGTAGATGTAGCTTTTGGAGAGTTAAATGGAAGAGCTCATGAATTTCATTATTCGACTATAGATGAAATAGGTAGTAATGAAAGAGTGTTTAAACTTAGAAAAAGTGATGGTAGAGAGTGGTTATGTGGTTATAAAAACAAAAATCTTATAGCAGGATATCCACATTTACATTTTTTTAAAAACTTAAATATATTAAAGCAGATGTTAGAAGGAGCAAAGAAATGTCATATATAA
- the cobD gene encoding threonine-phosphate decarboxylase CobD: MDLHGGNIYKLKRDNGIEVLDYSSNINPLGVPNSFKKAVIENFETLEKYPDIDYVELRTAIGDYNNCHIDNVVVGNGATEVLFLYMKAVKAKKVLIIAPTFAEYERAARAAGRDVKFFPLSKDFSLNENMLLEFITDEDVVVMCNPNNPTGKFQNLEKIKKIADFLERKNKKLFIDEAFIEFVDDWKDKTAFLLKHKNIFILRALTKFFALPGVRLGYGLTYDESILDEIKNIREPWSVNGVAEIAGKTMLLDTLYIHETENWIKKEKLWFYEELCKIDNIEVTPTETNFILVKLLNDNAKSFRKKMIENGVLVRDASNFMFLDESYIRLAIKDRKKNEQVLEALRRVLK; encoded by the coding sequence ATGGATTTGCATGGTGGAAATATATATAAACTAAAAAGAGATAACGGGATAGAAGTTTTAGATTATAGTTCTAATATAAATCCCTTAGGAGTTCCAAATAGTTTTAAAAAAGCAGTTATAGAAAATTTTGAAACTTTAGAAAAATATCCAGATATAGACTATGTAGAGTTAAGGACAGCTATTGGAGATTACAATAATTGTCATATAGACAATGTAGTTGTAGGAAATGGCGCTACAGAGGTTCTATTTCTATATATGAAGGCAGTAAAAGCTAAAAAGGTCTTAATAATTGCGCCAACCTTTGCAGAGTATGAAAGAGCTGCTAGGGCTGCAGGAAGAGATGTTAAATTTTTTCCGTTGAGCAAAGATTTTTCTTTAAACGAAAATATGTTATTAGAATTTATAACAGATGAAGATGTTGTTGTTATGTGTAATCCAAATAACCCAACAGGAAAGTTTCAAAATCTTGAAAAAATAAAAAAAATAGCTGATTTTTTAGAAAGAAAAAATAAAAAATTATTTATAGATGAAGCTTTTATAGAGTTTGTTGATGATTGGAAAGATAAAACTGCGTTTTTGTTAAAACATAAAAATATATTCATTTTAAGAGCTTTAACTAAGTTTTTTGCACTTCCAGGGGTTAGGTTAGGATATGGATTAACTTATGACGAATCAATATTAGATGAAATAAAAAATATTAGAGAACCTTGGAGTGTTAATGGAGTAGCTGAAATAGCAGGTAAAACTATGCTTTTAGATACTTTGTATATACATGAAACAGAAAATTGGATAAAAAAAGAAAAGTTATGGTTTTATGAAGAGTTATGTAAAATAGATAATATAGAAGTAACTCCAACAGAAACTAACTTTATATTAGTAAAGTTATTAAACGATAATGCTAAAAGTTTCAGAAAAAAAATGATAGAGAATGGCGTTTTAGTAAGAGATGCTTCAAACTTTATGTTTTTAGATGAAAGTTATATAAGATTAGCAATAAAAGATAGAAAGAAAAATGAGCAAGTTTTAGAGGCTTTAAGGAGAGTGCTGAAATAA
- the cbiB gene encoding adenosylcobinamide-phosphate synthase CbiB, with translation MSIILKIWIAYLLDLILGDPYWFPHPVRFIGKYITFIENKIYSLKNKKVWGGVLAFTVIFSTVVLSYYLARISEFLEIFFLYTTLATKSLGAEGIKVYKILKSGDLQKAQKELSYLVSRDTGEMDEIQVVRSTMETIAENSVDGIIAPMFYAFLGSFIVIDGVSMALPLAMGYKAVNTLDSMVGYKNDKYIDFGMVSAKVDDFFNFIPARLSGLIIIPIATFLLGMGIKKPLKIFFRDRKNHSSPNSGHPEAVFAGAIGVQFGGKTKYFGKYFEKPTIGDKLKEFQCEDIKKCYKIMFMTSFVGIVLFTTFIKLV, from the coding sequence ATGAGCATCATTTTAAAAATATGGATAGCTTATTTGTTAGATTTAATTTTAGGGGATCCATATTGGTTTCCACATCCAGTTAGATTTATAGGAAAATATATAACTTTTATTGAAAATAAAATCTATTCATTAAAAAATAAAAAAGTATGGGGAGGAGTATTAGCTTTTACAGTAATATTTTCAACAGTAGTATTGTCATATTACTTAGCTAGGATATCTGAATTTTTAGAAATTTTCTTTCTATACACAACTTTGGCAACGAAAAGTTTAGGTGCTGAAGGGATTAAAGTTTATAAAATTTTAAAAAGTGGAGATTTACAAAAGGCACAAAAAGAGCTTTCTTATTTGGTTAGTAGAGATACGGGTGAGATGGACGAAATACAAGTTGTAAGAAGTACAATGGAGACTATAGCTGAAAATAGTGTTGATGGAATTATAGCGCCTATGTTTTATGCATTTTTAGGAAGTTTTATAGTAATTGATGGAGTTTCGATGGCGTTGCCTTTAGCAATGGGATATAAAGCAGTAAATACTCTTGATTCAATGGTTGGATATAAAAATGATAAATATATAGATTTTGGTATGGTTTCAGCAAAAGTAGATGATTTCTTTAATTTTATTCCAGCGAGATTATCTGGCCTAATAATAATTCCAATTGCAACATTTTTATTAGGAATGGGAATAAAAAAGCCATTAAAAATATTTTTTAGAGATAGAAAAAATCATTCAAGTCCAAATTCAGGTCATCCAGAGGCAGTTTTTGCAGGAGCTATAGGTGTTCAATTTGGTGGTAAAACAAAATATTTTGGAAAATATTTTGAAAAACCTACAATAGGAGATAAATTAAAAGAGTTTCAATGTGAAGATATAAAGAAATGTTATAAGATAATGTTTATGACATCTTTTGTAGGGATAGTTTTGTTTACAACATTTATTAAACTAGTATAA